In one Halictus rubicundus isolate RS-2024b chromosome 14, iyHalRubi1_principal, whole genome shotgun sequence genomic region, the following are encoded:
- the LOC143360884 gene encoding rap guanine nucleotide exchange factor 2 isoform X10 yields MIKDTTSKRALISAIGEGRMDAFGMYQVSLDRQSPATQNGLGLSECFPRSRDFPMTFSQGLTGRPELYQKSNRSSHSSDTSSAYSGSDTMTSVQSSLDADPDDVDLSGLVESIVDSDEEEDLAESMDSLTVRDPVRECLEKDPMERTEDDIETLLEFTQQLKAFTNMTLAVRRALCAVMVFAVVERAGMIVLNDGEELDSWSVLINGAVEIEHSNGEIEQLHLGDSFGILPTMERLLHRGVMRTKCDDCQFVCVTQADYFRIQHQGEENTRRHEENGRVILVTELRGALDGGARRGHVVIRGTPERLMLQLIEENSITDPTYIEDFLLTHRTFIDSPLLVASQLLEWFDQAQVRDRVARVVLLWVNNHFTDFETDPSMMEFLEAFETGLEREKMQGQQRLLNIACAAKARTRNVTLARPSRDEVLNFSILGGYERGFGIFISKVDKKSKAEDVGLKRGDQILEVNGQSFEHVSHARALEILRGSTHLSITVKSNLLAFKEMLQMPDDSPRPRARANKPEISRLQTDPRARLSTHGDPITPVNPLNSLVSGVPLLIPDSNISPCKDAKKEHKGFMTLGPKRRLQKALMKMNILPKNTINDGVQVDDTLAPPHTPPGTGLSQTTTNLYHSKSNPDLTSLYCYDDLRAPDYPEHVLKVYKADQTCKYLLIHKETTAHEVVMLALQEFGITESSSNFSLAEVSVGDGGMIKQRRLPDPLQNLAERIGLSSRYYLKTNGISETLVADEQAPELIRESQVHFLQLNAVEVAIQLTLQDFSIFRQIESTEYVDDLFELKSRYGVPMLRQFAELVNREMFWVVTEVCSEHNLVRRSKIIKQFIKIARQCKECKNFNSMFAIVSGLGHGAVSRLRASWEKLPNKYQRLFSDLQELMDPSRNMSKYRQLVASEQTQPPIIPFYPVVKKDLTFIHLGNDSRVEGLVNFEKLRMIAKEVRSLTSMCSSPYDLSIMLERGGQPPSSAMVALNQMTTGNQVLHCPGGQTATVKRRKKSTAAPNPKKMFEEAQMVRRVKAYLANMKVITDEERLHGLSVDCEPHAGAVAVAAAVPLSAGRGRRHPSPTLSTTSSTSSTSEGRKSIQGTKFGAASPQAVRKILSLSDQHKTRPYQPKHCVPPLPVPGLTLHSSGPEPSPGAPRRVGSGSRVSTHERSHSDTPSSLLPPVDLSAESSSVTSLSNLQPLRKTLTSGSVTSSDSGHSTQLDSHSGSSVEAGGSPPPPQRRHSAMQGCTGLAVGVGLGVAAGLPPPGTIITTMTTIPTMTSMTTMRPGVGGAQCRQPPAYKVAAQMAKLHRLGRAHSHEGVTYRTEHEDDDEDAQVSAV; encoded by the exons atgataaaggatacgacgTCGAAACGTGCCCTAATAAGTGCCATTGGTGAGGGTAGGATGGACGCCTTCGGCATGTACCAAGTGAGTCTGGACAGACAATCTCCCGCGACTCAAAATGGCCTTGGTTTATCGGAATGCTTTCCTCGTTCACGAGATTTCCCGATGACG TTTTCTCAAGGCCTGACCGGCAGGCCAGAACTCTACCAAAAGTCTAACAGGAGCAGTCATTCCAGCGATACGAGTTCAGCGTACAGCGGTTCGGATACAATGACGTCTGTGCAAAGTTCGTTGGATGCGGATCCGGACGACGTTGACCTTTCGGGGCTCGTCGAATCCATAGTGGACAGCGACGAAGAAGAGGATCTGGCGGAGAGCATGGAC AGTCTGACTGTCCGTGATCCGGTCAGAGAGTGCTTGGAGAAAGATCCTATGGAAAGAACGGAAGACGATATAGAGACCCTGTTAGAATTTACGCAACAGTTAAAGGCCTTCACGAACATGACTTTAGCGGTAAGAAGAGCGCTGTGCGCTGTAATGGTGTTCGCCGTGGTGGAACGTGCTGGTATGATAGTTTTAAACGACGGGGAAGAACTGGATAGTTGGAGCGTGCTTATCAACGGTGCTGTGGAAATCGAGCATAGCAACGGAGAAATCGAACAATTGCATCTTGGCGACAGTTTCGGAATCTTGCCCACTATGGAAAGACTATTGCATAGAGGTGTTATGAGGACAAA ATGCGACGATTGCCAATTTGTATGCGTGACGCAAGCAGATTACTTTCGAATTCAACATCAAGGCGAAGAGAATACTAGGAGGCACGAAGAGAATGGAAGAGTCATTCTAGTAACAGAATTAAGGGGTGCTCTGGACGGTGGAGCACGTAGGGGTCATGTTGTTATCCGTGGCACTCCCGAACGTTTAATGTTACAACTTATAGAAGAAAACAGTATTACCGATCCCACTTATATAGAAGACTTCTTATTAACTCATCGGACATTTATCGATAGTCCCCTATTAGTTGCGAGTCAATTGTTAGAATGGTTTGATCAAGCACAAGTCAGAGACAGAGTGGCCAGAGTAGTGCTTCTTTGGGTAAATAATCATTTTACAGACTTTGAAACCGATCCATCTATGATGGAATTTTTAGAAGCTTTTGAAACTGGGTTGGAAAGAGAGAAAATGCAGGGACAGCAAAG GTTACTAAATATTGCCTGCGCAGCGAAGGCCAGAACGCGGAACGTAACATTGGCGAGACCCAGTAGGGACGAAGTTTTAAATTTTAGTATTTTAGGCGGTTACGAAAGGGGTTTTGGCATTTTTATCTCAAAGGTCGACAAAAAGTCGAAAGCAGAGGATGTTGGCTTGAAACGAGGCGATCAAATTTTAGAAGTAAACGGACAAAGTTTCGAGCACGTGAGTCACGCGAGAGCTCTAGAAATTTTAAGGGGCTCTACCCACCTCAGTATAACCGTGAAATCGAATTTACTTG CGTTTAAAGAAATGCTTCAGATGCCAGACGATTCGCCGAGGCCGCGGGCAAGAGCAAACAAACCCGAAATTTCAAGACTTCAAACGGATCCGCGTGCAAGGTTGTCCACGCACGGTGATCCGATCACCCCTGTAAATCCACTGAACTCGCTAGTGAGCGGTGTTCCGTTATTAATTCCCGACTCTAACATCTCTCCGTGCAAAGACGCTAAAAAGGAACATAAGGGGTTCATGACGCTTGGACCGAAAAGGAGATTACAAAAAGCACTCATGAAAATGAACATACTGCCAAAGAATACTATTAA CGACGGTGTACAAGTAGACGATACCCTCGCACCACCTCACACACCGCCGGGAACCGGTCTCTCGCAGACCACTACCAATCTCTATCATTCGAAAAGTAATCCTGATCTAACGTCGTTGTATTGTTACGATGACTTACGAGCGCCGGACTATCCCGAACACGTTTTAAAAGTTTACAAAGCTGATCAAACTTGTAAATATCTTCTCATTCACAAGGAAACGACTGCGCACGAG GTGGTAATGCTTGCTCTTCAAGAGTTCGGTATAACCGAGAGCAGTTCAAACTTTTCCCTAGCCGAAGTTAGCGTCGGAGACGGTGGCATGATCAAGCAACGTAGGTTACCCGATCCGCTTCAAAATCTTGCGGAGAGGATCGGTTTAAGTTCACgatattatttaaaaacgaACGGTATCTCGGAGACGCTCGTAGCAGACGAGCAAGCACCTGAGCTGATTCGCGAATCTCAGGTGCATTTCTTACAATTGAACGCGGTTGAAGTCGCCATTCAATTGACGTTACAAGATTtcagtatattcag ACAAATCGAATCTACGGAGTACGTGGACGATTTGTTCGAGTTAAAAAGCAGATACGGAGTGCCTATGCTCAGGCAGTTTGCAGAACTAGTCAACAGAGAGATGTTCTGGGTTGTGACAGAAGTTTGTTCCGAACACAACCTCGTTCGACGTAGTAAAATAATaaagcaatttataaaaatagctC GTCAATGCAAGGAATGTAAAAATTTCAACTCCATGTTCGCGATCGTGTCCGGTTTGGGTCACGGAGCTGTTTCGAGATTACGAGCTTCTTGGGAAAAACTGCCAAATAAATATCAGAGGCTATTCAGCGATCTGCAGGAGTTGATGGATCCCAGCCGCAACATGAGCAAATACCGACAATTGGTGGCATCCGAACAAACGCAACCTCCCATA ATCCCATTTTATCCCGTGGTGAAGAAGGACTTGACGTTCATTCATCTCGGCAACGATTCCAGAGTGGAAGGTTTAGTCAATTTCGAAAAGTTGCGAATGATCGCGAAAGAAGTAAGATCTTTGACAAGCATGTGTTCCTCCCCCTACGACTTGTCGATAATGCTGGAAAGGGGTGGTCAACCACCTAGTTCCGCCATGGTCGCGTTAAATCAAATGACCACTGGCAATCAAG TATTGCATTGTCCAGGCGGACAAACTGCAACCGTGAAAAGGCGAAAGAAGTCGACCGCTGCGCCGAACCCGAAGAAGATGTTCGAGGAAGCGCAGATGGTCAGGAGAGTGAAGGCTTATCTCGCGAACATGAAAGTGATAACGGACGAGGAACGATTACACGGTCTATCCGTCGACTGTGAACCTCATGCGGGAGCGGTCGCGGTGGCTGCGGCGGTACCTCTAAGCGCGGGCAGAGGAAGAAGACATCCTTCCCCTACTCTGTCCACGACGAGTAGCACTAGCAGCACCAGCGAAGGTAGAAAGAGTATACAGG GTACAAAGTTTGGTGCAGCGTCACCGCAAGCAGTAAGGAAAATACTTTCGCTCTCCGACCAGCATAAGACTCGTCCGTACCAGCCGAAGCATTGCGTACCACCGCTTCCAGTGCCAGGATTAACCTTGCATTCCAGCGGACCAGAGCCGAGTCCTGGCGCGCCCAGAAGAGTAGGCTCTGGCAGTCGCGTTTCTACGCACGAGAGATCCCATAGCGATACACCTTCCAGTTTATTGCCGCCCGTCGATCTCAGCGCCGAGAGCAGTAGCGTGACCAGCCTGAGCAATCTTCAACCCTTAAGGAAAACGTTGACCAGCG